Proteins encoded by one window of Anopheles maculipalpis chromosome 2RL, idAnoMacuDA_375_x, whole genome shotgun sequence:
- the LOC126559367 gene encoding vesicle transport protein GOT1B, with product MFEITDTQKIGVGLAGFGITFLFLGTLLLFDKGLLAIGNILFVCGLACVIGLERTFRFFFQKHKMKASIAFFGGIAIVLLGYPLIGMLIEMYGFILLFSGFFPVAINFLRRVPVLGNILNMPGISRTIDWLAGESDRTTV from the exons atgtttgaaattacaGACACACAAA AAATCGGAGTCGGTTTGGCTGGCTTCGGTATAACGTTTCTGTTCTTGGGGACGCTTTTACTGTTCGATAAAGGACTGCTAGCGATAGGAAAT ATACTGTTCGTGTGCGGTTTAGCCTGCGTTATTGGACTCGAGCGAACGTTTcggtttttcttccaaaagcataaaatgaaGGCTTCGATTGCGTTCTTCGGTGGCATTGCGATCGTATTGCTCGGCTACCCATTGATTGGAATGCTGATCGAAATGTACGGTTTCATACTGCTCTTCAGCGGGTTCTTCCCGGTGGCCATAAACTTTTTGCGACGGGTACCAGTGTTGGGCAACATTCTCAATATGCCCGGCATTAGTAGGACCATCGACTGGTTGGCCGGCGAATCGGACAGAACAACGGTATGA
- the LOC126558649 gene encoding ADP,ATP carrier protein 2, producing MPGLSDPVAFIKDFAAGGISAAISKTAVAPIERVKLLLQVQHISKQIAEADRYKGMVDCFVRIPREQGFSAFWRGNLANVIRYFPTQALNFAFKDKYKQVFLGGVDKNTQFMRYFVGNLASGGMAGATSLCFVYPLDFARTRLAADVGKGSEAREFKGLGDCISKIFKTDGLVGLYRGFGVSVQGIIIYRAAYFGFYDTARGMLPNPKTTPFYVSWAIAQVVTTVAGIVSYPFDTVRRRMMMQSGRAKSEMVYKGTLHCWATIAKQEGSGAFFKGAFSNVLRGTGGAFVLVLYDEIKKLL from the exons atgCCGGGACTTTCGGATCCAGTTGCGTTCATTAAGGACTTTGCCGCCGGTGGCATCTCGGCCGCAATCTCCAAAACGGCCGTCGCCCCGATCGAGCGCGTCAAGCTGCTGCTACAGGTTCAGCACATCTCGAAGCAGATCGCCGAGGCCGACCGTTACAAGGGCATGGTCGATTGCTTCGTGCGCATTCCACGCGAGCAGGGCTTCTCCGCCTTCTGGCGTGGTAATCTCGCCAACGTCATCCGTTACTTCCCGACCCAGGCACTTAACTTCGCCTTCAAGGACAAGTACAAGCAGGTGTTCCTCGGCGGTGTTGACAAGAACACCCAGTTTATGCGCTACTTCGTCGGTAACCTGGCGTCCGGCGGTATGGCCGGCGCTACCTCTCTGTGCTTCGTCTACCCGCTTGATTTCGCCCGTACCCG TTTGGCTGCCGATGTCGGCAAGGGTTCGGAAGCGCGTGAGTTCAAGGGTCTGGGCGATTGTATCTCGAAGATCTTCAAGACTGACGGTCTGGTCGGTCTGTACCGAGGTTTCGGTGTATCCGTCCAGG GTATCATCATCTACCGTGCTGCCTACTTCGGCTTCTACGATACTGCCCGTGGTATGCTGCCGAACCCGAAGACTACACCATTCTACGTTAGCTGGGCCATCGCTCAGGTCGTGACGACCGTCGCCGGCATTGTGTCCTATCCCTTCGATACCGTCCGTCGTCGCATGATGATGCAGTCGGGTCGCGCCAAGTCCGAGATGGTCTACAAGGGCACGCTCCACTGCTGGGCCACCATCGCCAAGCAGGAGGGTAGCGGCGCCTTCTTCAAGGGTGCCTTCTCGAACGTGCTCCGTGGTACTGGCGGTGCATTCGTGCTGGTGTTGTACGATGAAATTAAGAAGCTTCTGTAA
- the LOC126558373 gene encoding beta-parvin: MSTLTRPKSPRTPTSGRADKEESIWDKIGTLGRKKRIKEVQEIQEEGKIAIDSPGSPNAPIIPPEDYNLEDNESRSIIQPASLQMPKVKELLQVLIDWINDELVEERIIVTNIEEDLYDGQVLQKLWEKLSNNKLNVPEVTQSAEGQRQKLSVVLNAVNHTLGYHHNTPKWTVESIHTKNIVSILHLLVALVRHYRAPIRLPDNVFVTVVMVQKLNGKLTSQRFQEQITQSYDDVGMRCEPDAFDTLFDHAPDKLKVVQRSLISFVNKHLNKLNFEAADLNTDFKDGVFLCLLMGLLGGFFVPLHDFHLTPKDADQMTHNVAFAFELMMDQGLRPKARPEDIVNMDLKSTLRVLYTLFTKYRNNP, translated from the exons ATGTCCACCCTAACTCGTCCAAAATCTCCCAGAACGCCCACATCCGGGCGTGCGGATAAGGAAGAAAGCATCTGGGATAAAATCGGAACCCTGGGTAGAAAAAAGCGCATAAAGGAAG TGCAAGAAATCCAGGAGGAAGGCAAAATTGCGATCGACTCGCCCGGAAGCCCCAATGCACCGATCATCCCGCCGGAGGACTACAATCTGGAAGATAATGAATCTCGTTCGATCATACAACCAGCATCGCTGCAAATGCCAAAGGTGAAAGAACTGTTGCAGGTGCTGATCGATTGGATCAATGATGAACTGGTGGAGGAGCGTATCATCGTCACCAACATCGAGGAAGATTTGTACGACGGTCAGGTACTGCAAAAGTTGTGGGAAAAGCTGTCCAACAACAAGCTTAACGTACCGGAAGTAACACAATCCGCTGAAGGTCAACGGCAGAAGCTGTCCGTCGTGCTGAATGCTGTAAATCAT ACTCTCGGCTATCACCACAACACCCCAAAATGGACGGTGGAAAGTATACACACGAAAAACATTGTCTCAATTTTGCATCTGCTAGTCGCTCTGGTACGCCACTACCGTGCACCGATCCGCTTGCCGGACAACGTCTTCGTGACGGTGGTGATGGTCCAGAAACTAAACGGAAAGCTCACAAGCCAACGGTTCCAGGAGCAGATTACCCAATCGTACGATGACGTCGGTATGCGATGCGAACCAGACGCATTCGATACGCTATTCGATCATGCGCCGGACAAGCTGAAGGTGGTACAACGATCGCTGATTTCGTTCGTCAACAAACACCTCAACAAGCTGAACTTTGAAGCGGCCGATTTGAACACCGACTTCAAGGACGGTGTATTTCTGTGTCTGCTGATGGGGCTGTTGGGCGGATTTTTCGTGCCGTTGCATGATTTCCATCTCACGCCGAAGGATGCCGATCAGATGACGCACAATGTGGCGTTTGCGTTTGAGCTGATGATGGATCAGGGTTTGAGACCGAAGGCACGACCTGAGGATATTGTTAACATGGATCTTAAGTCCACGCTACGAGTGCTCTACACACTGTTTACGAAGTACAGAAACAACCCTTGA
- the LOC126558367 gene encoding glutamine synthetase 2 cytoplasmic, whose translation MSRTLELSPNAHINKSLLDKYMALPMPDGKIQATYIWIDGTGENVRCKDRTLDFIPQTPSDLPIWNYDGSSTYQAEGSNSDVYLHPVAIYRDPFRRGNNILVLCETYHYDGTPTESNKRKSCLEVCQKTADEKPWFGIEQEYTLLDVDGRPLGWPKNGFPGPQGPYYCGVGADKVYARDIVDAHYRACLYAGVKICGTNAEVMPAQWEYQVGPCEGIQIGDDLWMSRFLLHRVAEEFGIVATLDPKPMQGDWNGAGAHTNVSTQTMREPGGLAEIERAIGKLSKHHERHIRAYDPHGGKDNERRLTGKHETSSIHDFNAGVANRGCSIRIPRGVSDQGFGYFEDRRPSSNCDPYSVAEAILRTISLNE comes from the exons ATGTCGCGAACGCTGGAACTGTCGCCAAATGCGCACATCAACAAGTCGCTGCTCGACAAGTACATGGCCTTGCCGATGCCGGACGGTAAGATTCAGGCGACGTACATCTGGATCGATGGTACCGGCGAGAACGTCCGCTGCAAGGACCGTACGCTTGACTTTATTCCCCAAACGCCGAGTG ATCTACCGATCTGGAACTATGACGGTAGTTCCACCTACCAGGCGGAAGGATCCAACTCGGACGTCTATCTGCATCCGGTCGCCATCTATCGCGATCCGTTCCGTCGTGGCAATAACATCCTAGTTCTGTGCGAAACTTACCACTACGATGGTACACCAACCGAGTCGAACAAGCGCAAGTCGTGTCTGGAGGTGTGCCAAAAGACGGCCGATGAGAAGCCGTGGTTCGGTATCGAGCAGGAGTATACGCTGCTGGACGTTGATGGACGTCCGCTCGGATGGCCGAAGAATGGATTCCCGGGACCGCAGGGACCGTACTACTGTGGTGTCGGTGCGGACAAGGTGTATGCTCGCGACATTGTCGATGCCCACTACCGGGCCTGTCTGTATGCGGGCGTGAAGATTTGTGGCACAAACGCCGAAGTTATGCCGGCCCAGTGGGAATATCAGGTGGGACCGTGTGAAGGCATCCAGATTGGGGATGATCTGTGGATGTCCCGGTTCCTGTTGCATCGTGTGGCGGAAGAGTTTGGA ATCGTTGCCACACTGGACCCGAAACCGATGCAGGGTGACTGGAACGGAGCCGGTGCCCACACAAACGTTTCCACCCAGACGATGCGTGAACCGGGTGGTCTGGCCGAGATCGAGCGCGCAATCGGTAAGCTGTCGAAGCATCACGAGCGTCATATCCGTGCCTACGATCCGCACGGTGGAAAGGACAACGAACGTCGCCTGACCGGAAAACACGAAACTAGCTCGATCCACGATTTCAATGCCG GTGTCGCTAATCGTGGCTGCTCCATTCGTATTCCGCGTGGTGTGTCCGATCAAGGGTTCGGGTACTTCGAGGATCGTCGCCCAAGCTCCAACTGCGATCCGTACAGCGTTGCCGAGGCTATTCTGCGCACAATAAGCCTcaacgaataa